The DNA sequence GTCAGGCTGTAGGCAACCCGTGCCCTCTCGAGCATGCGTTCGCTGTACGGTGCCTGGCTGCTCGTGGCATCGGCAAACAAGATCTCCTCGGTCTCGAGGCGAATCAGGAAGCCCTCGTCGATCTCGAGGATCTCGGCGATCTGGTGGCGAGTGAAGGTCGGCATCTCAGAGCCCCTCCCGCAGGTGCGCGCGGACATCGTCCGCATACAGGCCTTCGAGTTCGCGGACGGCCGCCTCGAGCTTCTCGGCTTCCGCATGCTCGGGGAGCACCGCCTCGAGCCGGACGTAGAGATCTCCCCGCCCGCCGTCGCGCCGCTTTGCGCCCTTCTCCCGGAGACGGAGCTTCCGGCCCGCCTGCGAGCCTGAGGGCACCGTCATGCGGACGGAGCCATCGGGCGTCGGCACATCGATCTCGGCCCCAAGCACGAGCTCTGGGATCGTCACCGGGACGTCGACTCCGAGGTCATCGCCTTCGCGCTCGAAGAACGGATGGGGACGTACGCGAAGGCGGACGAAGAGATCGCCCGGCTTGCCCCCACCCGGTGCCGGCGCGCCCTGCCCGGCCAGACGAATGCGCGTCCCGTCTCGTGCGCCGGGAGGAATGCTCACCTTGAGGGTCGGGCGCCCTTCGGGCCTGAGCTCCACTTCGGCCGCTCGAACCACATCGAGGAAATCGACCCCCACCTCTGCCTCGAGATCCGAGCCGCGCAGCGGGCCCCGCCGGCCGAAGCCGTGCATCCCCTCGAATTCATGGGCACCACCCCCGCGGCCCTGGAAGAGATGCGAGAGCAGATCTTCCACATCGACATCGCCGCCGAACTGATCGTGACCCGGACTTCGCCCCGCACGCCGCGCCCACTGTTGATAGGCGCGGGCCTTTTCCGGATCGAAACCGGCCGCCAGGCCCTCGTCCCCGAACTCATCGAAGCGCCTTCTCTTCTCGTCGTCGAGCAGCACCTCCTTCGCCCAGGAGATCACCTTGAAGCGTTCCTCGGCGGCTTCGTCACCCGGATTCACGTCCGGGTGGGTCTCTCGCGCCAGCCGCCGATAGACCTGCTTGATCTCGTCGCCCGATGCATCCCGCGCCACGCCCAGAATCTTGTAGGGATCGCGATCCATCCAATGAGGATCGGCGCGAACCGTGATCTTTCAAGGCCAGGCTCGGTGGGGCCAGCAGATGGCGTCGCGCGGCCTCTTCCGGGATCGGGGCTCGGCTGGATTCTTGCGATCTACTCGACCAGTCCCCGAGGGGAGTTCCATGGACGAATCCGCGCCTCCACTCCGCTAGTCCTGGAATTCCGTGGGAACTTCCCCCTATAGTATGGGGCCCTCGGCTCCCGGGCCGCCGGTCTCCGTTTCCATCGCGCTTTTTGACGAGGACTCCCCATGCCGTTTCGCAACCCGCTCGCTCTTATTGCCCTGGCCGCCGTCGCCTGCCTCGGGTTCACCTGCCCCACCCCGCCGGTGCAGATCATCCTCCCGGCCCACAATTCTGTGGTCGGAACCCCGAGCTTCCCGGTGGAGATCCATGTCAGCGGCTCGTCCGTCGATGCGTCCGGAACCACGGCGACGTTGAATGGAATCCCCGTGTCTCTCACCGAAGGGCCCCCCGGAGTCTTCACGGCGACCGTCGATCCTGGAGACCCCCTGCTCGACAGCAACGAGCTGATCGCCTCGGCACCCCTTGTCGGTGGCGGCGGTAGCGTCCGGATCGCGGTTGCCTTCTTCGACTACCTGCCGCCGAAGTCTCGCGCCTTCGAGATCACCGACCCGGGGGATCTGCTCACCGGGCCCCTGGCCGACAACCGGCTCGGCGACACCATGATCGAGAACGACGTAGCGCGCTTCGTGATCCAGGCTCCCAAACAGCGCGACTTGCATAGCGTGGGACAATTCGGTGGCAACCTGATCGACGCGGAACTCGTGAGCAAACCGGGGCTCGACCAGTTCTTCGAACTGCAGCCCTCGATCAATCTCGAGACGGTCATCAACGCCCAGACCCTCGAGGTGCTCAACGACGGACAGAATGGTGAAGCGGCCGTCGTCAGGACCTGCGGTCCCGACGATCTGAACGACTACATCAACGCATCCTCGCAGGTCGGGGAACTGGGGCTCTCGCTCCCCAACGTGTTGAGCATCGTCGATGACCGTGACTACGACGTGGACGGCTGTACGGAATACCGGCTGGAGCCGGGCAAACGCTACGTGGCGGTAGAAACCACCGTTCACAACAACGCCGCCAGCGACGTCAAATTCTACGTGGGTTACTACGTCAACGGCATGGGCTCGCTCGAGCAGTGGGTCCGAACCGGGGCCACCCCACTCGGCCTGGGCGAGGCCCTGGTTTCCCCGTCCAGCGAGGTCCTTGCCTTCATGGGCTTCGGCGCCGCAGAAGGAGTCGACTACGGCCTGGTCCCGATCAATTTCCCGGGCGGCGTTGGCTTCTCGAGTTCCTTCTCCACTTCCGGTGTCAGCTTCATGCTCCACACGCATTCCCTCCTCGCGGTGCTGGGTGCCGATTTCGACCCGTTCTTCACGGTTCCGGCCGGGGGGAGCAACTCTTTCCTCGGCTACTTCTCCGTCGGTGACGGCAGCCTGGCCAACACCGCTGCGGTCGAGGCCGAGGTCAAGGGCCTGGCTACGGGAACGCTGAGCGGATGCGTCACGGTCGCTGGCTCGCCGGCCCCGTCCGCTCGGGTGGCGCTGGGTCCGATCGTTTCCGGCGCAATCTCCCGGGTCGACGCCCACTTCCTCACCGACGCCGCCGGCTGCTACCAGGCGGACATCCCAGCCGCGACTTACGGCGTCGCGGCTGCCAAGGAGGGCCACCTCTTCGAGGGGGCTGGCGTGATGCCCGTGGTCCACTCCGTTACGGTGCCGGCCTCCGGTGCCATCGCCGCGCCAACCATCGATCTTCCCGCGACCTCACGGATCCGAATCGAGGCCGTGGACGAAACGAACTCGCCGGTTCCGGTGCGGATCGTCTCGGTCGGAATCGACCCGAGCCCGGAGCCGACGCTCTCCTTCGCACTGCCCGGCCTCGGTTCCACAACTTCCGGAATCTTCAACGATCTGAAGGAATCCCCCCTGGACGGGCTGACCTCCGTGAACTTCGCGGGAGCCAGTGGAATCATCGAGTTCGACCTGGAGCCGGGCGACTATCAGATCACCGTCTCTCGGGGCACCGAATGGTCGATCCACCAGGAGAGCATCACCGCAGTCGCAGGGACGACTCACCTCGTCAGCGCACAGATCGCGCCGGTCCTCGACACCACGGGTTTCGTCTCCTCGGACTACCACGTCCACATGATCCACAGCCCGGACTCCCGGATCGGCCTGGCCGAGAGGGCCCTCTCCTACTCGGGAGAAGGCGTCGACAATATCATCGTCACCGACCACGACGCGGTCACCGACCTCATGCCGACCATCACGTCCCTCGGCCTCACGTCCTTCGTGCACGCCACCATTGGCGAGGAGATCACGACCTTCGACTACGGGCACTACAACGCCTACCCACAGGGCCAGGACACCTCGAAACCCAGCAACGGCTCGACCGACTGGGGAGGGGCTGCACCTGCCGGCAAGGATTTCCCGCCTGACTACTATGGACTCACGCCCGCCGATATCGACAGGGCGGTCCTCGCCGACCCGAGCAACGCAGGCCTCGACACGGTCGTGCACATCAACCACATCGACAGCCACTTCGGCCCCTTGCAGATCGACACGGGGCTCGAACCCCCGCAGTCGCTGCTCGCCGATCCGACCATCTTCCGGCTCAACCCGGACGTTTCGAATTTCTTCCATCCGTTCCTGGCCCTGGAGCTGTGGAATGGCGCATCCGTCGGCGCCCAGAACTCCTTCCTCAACAACCGGATCGGAGTCTGGATGAACCTGCTCAACCAGGGGTACCCCTCGACCGCCATCGCCGACAGCGACACGCATACCGTGAAGGACCTCGAGAGCGCCGGAGGCCGAACATGGACGCCCTCTTCGAGCGATTCGCCGGCGGCGATCAGCGACAGCGAGATCGGGCTGGCGGTGCAAACCCAGCGCGCGGTCGGCGGGCAGGGGTGCTACCTGCAGAGCCAGCTGGTCGAAGGTGCCGCGGTTGCTGATTTCAGCCTCGGCGGGACCACGTTGGTCACCGCGACCGACGGTTCGGTCGATCTCGACATCCACGTCCAGGCGCCCGTCTGGGGGGAGTACGACACCATCGAAATCTACCGGAACGCCGAAACCGTCGTCGCCGGAACCTCGGGCGGGACGCCTGTCGCCTACGGCGCGAATCCGACGACCGTGCTGACACTCGGTGCGGGTGACTTCGTGCGAAACACGCTGAACGTTCACCCGGGAGTTACGGGTGCGGACCGCTTCGACACCCTGCTCACGGTTCCGCTCACGGACCTTACCGTCGACGAATGGGTCGTGGTCGTGGCGAAGGGAACGGTCGGCAACTCGACCCCCACCTTCCCGGTCTACCCGAACAACGCCGACGGCGGCCAGACGCTGGCGCAGCTCACCACCCTCGATCCGAACGAGGGGGGCGTGCGAGCGCTCTGCTACACCAACGCCCTGTTCGTCGATGTGGACGGCAACAGCAGCTTCGATGCGCCTGGCGTGCAACTGGCTCCCTGAGGTCATTTGCCCTCCATGTCGAGGCGGTTCGCAAAGCTCAGTCTGTTGCCGTTCTTCTTGCTGCTGGCCCTCCCGGCCGGCGGCCTGGAGACGTCGATCCCTGCGGCCGGCGGCTACCGCTTGCTCGAGGCGGCCCAGGGTGCACCGCTCACGGTCGTGGGCCTGGTCGAAGCCCCCAGTCGCATCGATACCTATGGCCGGCGTGCCGGGCTTCGTGTCGAGCGGGTTCTCAGCGGAGAGGCCAACCCGGGTGATCTCCTCGTGATCGCGTGGGAAGAGTTCGGCCGGGATCAACAGCTGCGATTCACGGCAGGGAAACGGAGTGTGTTGGCACTCGAACCGCTCCCCTCTGGTTCCCTCTGGCGCAAGCGATTCCCCGCACGAGAAGCCTTGGCGATCGCGGCCCGCGGAGAGGCATTCCTGAACGACCCGGACCCAACCACTCTCGACTCCCTGGAAGCCTACCTTCGCCTTTCCTCCGAGGAGAGAGAAGAGAAGGCGGGTGTCACCGCGTTGGCAGCGCTTGCGGCAGTCGGTGATGCGCGGTTGGCCACGGCTGCCATCGATGCGCTGGCGCGTATCCCCGGCCTGGAAAACCGGCTGGAAACGGAGTCGACGGCCCACCTCGAGGCATTGCTCGAGAACGCCTCGCGCCCGGTCGAGCTCCGACGCCAACTCATCACCCTGGCAGGAGACCAATCCCTTCATTCATTGGAACCAGCGCTCTCGCCCCTCGCGGCCCTCCCCTCCGCGCTGCAAGGCTCGGCCGTCACATCGCTCGCGCAGCTTCAGGGAGGTCTCTCGGCGGAACGAACCGAAAAGCTGCTCGCGAGCGAAGACCCTCGAGTGCGCGCTGCAGCGACGCGATGGGGAGGCAAAGGACTCCCTGATACCAAGCTGAAGGAGCTGATGGCGAAAGATCCAGCGGGGCAGGTCCGGGCCGCCGCGCTGACGGCCCTGTTCGAGCGACACGGGCTGGCCTCCCTCGAGGCCGCCCTTCCGGCGCTCAGCGATGACGATGGGCAGGTACGAGGGGCCGCCATGGAGAGCATCGGGCGGCTAGGCGGTTCAGCCGTTCCTGCGCTTCGTGAGATGCTCTGGAATCCAGATGCAGATCCAGCAACGCTGACGACCCCGCTGATGACCTTGGCGCTCACCGGTCCGGAGGGCCTCGGCGAGCTGCAGAAGATCGCTGCGGAGCATCCGACCAAGAAGCTCCGCAAGCTTGCTCGCTTCGTCCTTGGGCAGGATCCGGGCCACGATTGAGCTCGCACCCGGATCTGACGTGGGCCACCGGACGCGCCAGCATCCCGCCACATCCTGACTCAGCAGGAATCTCCCGGGCGCAACCTACCTGGCCACCACTTGCGCCTATTGAGCTTCGCCGCTTGAAAGGCCCTAGACCAGCCGCCGTCGGCGCCGTCGCCAGGCCCCCAGAGCCAGCACCGGTAGGACCTCGAGGCCAATCAATCCGCAGTTGATCTGGTTGACAGAATTCTCGCGGTTCAGCGACGACGAACTGCCGCACTGAGCGTCCGCAAGGTCGATGTTGCCGTCGCCATCATTGTCGAGCCCGTCGTCGCACTCGGGCATTTCGTTGTTCCAGGTCGCGTTGAAGCAGCCGCCGTCGGCGAGGTCGATGTCGCCATCACCGTCGTCGTCGAGGCCGTTGTTGCAGGCACCCAGGAAGCTCGCCGGGTTGTCCGTCTCGGTTCCATCGGCGTGTTCGTCGCCATCCAGGAACCCGTCCTCATCGCGGTCCAGGGCGACCCGCACGCCGGAGCCCGGGGGAACGCAGGTCCAGGTGAGCTCCTGCGCCGTGCCGCCGGCCAGCGCCTCGAGGGAAGCCCGTGAGACGGCCGCCTCGGCCGCGACGTCCGTCCGGTAGTCGTCGGTTCCGGGCTGGTAGACCCAACCGCGTCGCACCTTGGCGACCAGGGCGGTCACGACCAGGTCGCATTCCTTGACGGCGCCACCCAGCACGAGGGAGGTGAAATTCGCCGCCGCTCGCTGCTCGAGCAGGGTGATGCGTCCACCCACCGTCGCGAGATTTCCACCGTCGAGCGTGACCTGCTGTCCGACGATCGGTGCGATGTCCGTGTCGAAAGCGAGCATGAACTGCTCGACATCCCGGCGCTGGTTGTCGCCTCCGTCGAACCCGGCGTTGTTGCCAGGGTTGTTGTTGAAGACCACGGCTTGGAAGAAGCGGAACAAGGTGTCGTCGGAGCCGTCGTGCAGGAAGCCCGTTCCGCGTACCTGGTCACCCTTGTGACCGTTGTCGCCCGAGTTGGTGAAGTCTTCATCCGGCTTCCCGAACATGCCGACCTTCTGGTAGAGGTTTCGAAGTTGAGGGATCTTGAAGATCTGAGGCTCGTTCTCGAAACTGGCGTTCCCTCCCGTTCCGAAGAAGCCCTGGGACGCGTCCAGGGTGTGGCAACCGTTGCAGGAGAAGCCAAGGATCCCCTCCAGGTTACCGGGGGAGCAGAGCCCGTCCGAGCAATCGTTCCCACCATGGTCGCCGAAGTAGAAGTCCCGGCCGGCTTGCTGGCTACTGTTGAGTGAGTTGTCCAGCGCGCGCACGGGATTGGGCGGCAGCCTCACGTCGAGCATGAAGTCGGCGAAGGCCTGGACATCCGCCTCGAAGGCAGGATTCACACCCGGGCCACCCGAGAGATCGATGTCCATTCCGACCAGGCCCGGGAACGCCACGATGAAATTCCGAAAGGAGAGGTCCGAATCGTTGGTGTTCGGGCTGTCCTCACCGAAGAACCCATTGGCCCGGTCTCCGCGCCAATGCATGTGACCGGAGGTCTCCATGCCGCGCAGGGTCTGGGTCGTCATCGGGCCTTTCATCGAGGAGAACTCGGTGAGCACGCCGGTTCCGTTGATGTCGCCAGGGGCCGCAATCCCGAGGTTGATCACCAGGGGGTTGTGGTGGTTTGCGTCATCCGGGTTGCCGAGGTCCCACGCCAGGCTGTCGAAATCTCCGAACACGTGGCAGCTGGAGCAGGAAGCCTCACCGTTCGACGACGTCTGAAGGGCGTCGTAGAGCATGAAGCGGCCATCGGTGACGTTCGCCGGCTCGGGGTTGTGGAAGTTCACGTGACCCGTTTCCGTGCCCGTATTCGTATCCACGACCGAGATGCCGTTGTCGAAGCGGGTGTAGACGAACATCCGGTTGCTGCTCTCGTCCAGCACCAGACCCGAGGGACCGCCGCCCGTGACGTCGATGTAGTTGGCACTCTCGACGGTCGGGTCGAATTCAGTACCGGCATTGTCCCAGAGCAGATCGTTCTCGAGATCCGCCGTGTCGATCACGCCCACCTTGCTGGAGCCGAAGGCCGCCACGTAGAGGGTGGCGCCGTCGCTCGAAACGACCATCTCGACCGGATTCGCCAGACTATGCGCCTTGGTACCCGCCGGGGCCGGAAGCACGCCGTAGTTGATGTGCTTGTTCAGGTGCCGCGGCTCGACGTCACCCGTACCCGGTGTGATCACCGTGATGTGGGAGCGCGCGATGTTGCCCTGCACCGTGCTGCCACCGCCGCCCGGGCCCTCGAAGCGCACCGCATTGTTGGCATCGGTGTTTGAAACGTAGATGTTCCCGTTGACCGGATTCGTCACCATGTTGAACAGGATCGTTCCGACATGGGGGTAGTCGGTACCAACGGCAAGGGTGTTCGCGTTGATCGTGAACACGTCCGTGTCCGGCAGGTTGAAGCGGATCGCGTTGCTGAAATTCAGGCCCCGCTCGTCGCGCCACTCGCCCGAGGGATTGTCGTATTTCAGGATCAGGCCGACTTCGGGGGCCGCTTCCATGCTGGTGTTCTCGGACGGCCCGGGGTTGCCGCCGGGAATCTTACCGGCGTTGAGACCGTTCGGCGAGGTGATGCCGTCGCCGTTACAGTTGCCTGCGCCGCCGAAGCCGTCACAGATCGTTCCTTCATTGGCGGGTGCCGTCTGGTTGCCCGAATGGAAGACCGCTGCGTAGACGGTGTTGCCGTCGGGGCTTACGGCCAGAGCGCGCGGCGTGTCGCCGAACATCGTGACGATCTCGACCGGCGTGCCACCGAGCGTGCCACCGAGCGCCGTCGCGTCGAATACCCAGACATCCGCGCGATCCACACCGGCCGTGGTGAGCTGGGGATCGCCGGCGCCGGTCACGCCCGAGATCGAGCTATGGGTCCGGTGCTGGCCGCGGTGGGCCGTGGTGATGAACGCACGGTTGCCGCCGGTGCCTGCGAAGACGATGTCGCGGGGTTCGTCACCAACCAGCAGGGTCCGTGTGACGCGCCAGCCATTCGCATCGAGGGTGAGGATGCTGATGCTGTCCGAGAGGTGGTTCACCACCCAGACCTCGGTGTCGCTGCGAGCGGCTACGGCCACGGGCTCCAGGCCGACGGGGACCGATCCCTTGGAGACCAGCCCGAAGCCTTCGACCTTGTAGATCTCCAGCCGATTGTCCGGGGTGTTGACCGCGAACAGCTTGGCTCCGTTCGGGGAGATGGCGAGCGGGCGAACGGGCCCACTCTCGAATGCAACGAAGGACGTCTGAGCCGCCGCCGGAGCCGCGAACAGGGCCACCACGGCGAGGCACAGAAAAACACGAAGGGACAACGGCATGGGACCTCTCTGGTCATTCGCCGCCCGTCGGTCCGAGGCCCACAACACCACGTCCAGCTACGCCGGCCTGACGCCCGGCCAACGAGCGTGCAATATCGTTCGGCATCGTCTCAAAGTGAGCCGCTCAAATCAAAGGATTTCTCTGTATTCGGGGGTGAAAGGGACCCGTCCGCCCAAAGGCGCGCCGGCTCGACGCACGTCAGGTCGCCGATCTCTCCCCCTCGGGGATTCAGGTTCGCTCGCCATCCGACTCGTAGCGTTCGCCCCGAGTGGCCGCGGTCAGCGTTCGCTTCCCTGTACGCGCTCCGCGCGCGCGCCAAGTTGCGCGTCGATTGCGCGTTCGGCGATCGATCGGAAAGCGGGATCGAGCCGGGACAGGACCTCGCTCGAGTAGCGCTCCAGCGCCGTTCCGCTCGTACCTGATGAGCGGACACCCGAAGCTTCGAATTCCTCCTCGAGCCTGCGTTCGATGGCGTCGACCCGCAACTGCTGGCTCGTCACCCGCTCGAAGTGGTAGCCCTTGATCGCCAGCCGGAATGCCTCCGCGACGTGCTCCCGGTGGTACCGGACCACCCGCCAGAAGAAGTGTGCGTAGGCGGGGCCCTGGCGGGAGAAGAGTTGGCGGCGCAGGGAACGGAGTGCGGCCCGCAGGTCGACCCAGCTGACCTTGCGAGCATCGTTCCGACGAGGAGCCAGGTGCTCGAACAGGGTCAAGCAGCGCTCGAAGTAGCCCCGGAGAGAGGGCTCGTAGAGCGTTCGGATCAGTCGGCGGTACTCCTCGAGCAGGACCTCGCGGGGCAACTCCGGCTCGAAGTTCAGATCGATCGCGGTGTTGCAGCCGGTGGAGGCCGACCGAAGCCGCCCCTCGCGAGCCAGCCGCGCGTGCAGCCGGGTGCCTTCGAGTGCCGTGAGCAGACCTGCCATCGCCATCGGAATCCCCGCCTCGCGGGTGAGGCGCAGGTGGGAATCGAACTCCTTGTCGCCATCGAGGCCAACGATGAAACCTCCATGCCGTGGGCTTGAAGGGTATGAACGGCCCTCTGCAGGAAGCTCCCCGCCTCCTCACCCTGGCCCAGGTTCTGGCCCTTGGAGGTCTTCTCGAGTGCCGCCTCACCGGGGGACTCGATGCCAAGGAAGACCATGGTGAAGCCGCTCTCCTGCATCGCCCTCAACAACTCTGGGATCTTCGCCAGGTTCACACTCGCTTCCGTCATGAAGCTGAATGGGTACCCGTGCGCCTCCTGCCATTTCTTCACGGCCTCGAGCAACTGCAACGCGTTGCGTTTGTTGCCGATGAAATTGTCATCGACCAGGAAGAGCGATCCGCGCCAGCCCGTCCGGTAGACCGCTTCGAGTTCGACGACCATCTGCTCCGGGCTCTTGGTGCGAGGCCGGCGGCCGTAGAGCGCCGTGATGTCGCAGAACTCGCAATCGAACGGGCATCCACGGGAATACTGGAGGGCCATCGATCCGTAGTCGTCCGGGTCGATCAGGTCGAAACGGGGGACCGGCGTCGTGGCGACCTCCGGTTTCTCGGCAGGCCCGTAGAGCGGCTTGGCGATCCCCTTGCGCAGATCCTCCAGGAAAGCAGGGAAGATCGCTTCGACTTCACCGAGGACGAAATGATCGACGCCCTCCCCTGGCTCGAACTCAGCCTGGATCCCCGCGTGGTGTGCCGTCGGGTGGGGCCCCCCGGCAACGACCGGCACGCCAGCCCGCCGGCAACGTTGCACCACGTCGAAGAGCGAATCCCGTTGCACGATCATGCTGGAGGTGAAGACCGCATCGGCCCAGGCGAGATCCTCGTCGTGCAGCGGGCGGACATTCATGTCGACCAGCCGTAGCGACCAATCGTCCGGGAACATGGAAGCCACCGTGAGCAAACCGAGCGGCGGGATGCTGGCCTTCTTGCCGACGAACTCCAGCGCGTAGGAATAGCTCCAATAGGAAGGGGGGAAGACCGGGTTCACGAGCAATGCGTTGCGCATGGAATCGCAACTATGGCGAAGGCGGCTCCCGGCTGCTTGCCCAGCGGTAAGGCGAGTCGGACGGTTCGGCTTGCCGTGGCATGCCAAGAAGACACCTCCCGGTGCTAACTTCAGCCGGAATGGCGGACGAGACGAGCACGGGACGCGACCGCGATTTGGGAATGGATCGCCCGATCAGTCGCCGCCATTTCCTGCAAGGCAGCGCGGTAGCCGTTGCGGGCGGACTGCTTCCGAAGCGTGCATCTGCAAATGAAGCCACGCCGCAGACCACCTACCCACCTGCGCTGACGGGGCTGCGGGGCAGCCACGTCGGAAGCTTCGAAGTGGCCCACGATCTTGCGTGGAATCGCCGCACGGATTGGGGCGCAGCGACCGAGCCCGACGGAGGGGTCTACGACCTCGTGGTGGTGGGCGCTGGCGTGAGCGGCCTCTCGGCCGCGCACTTCTACCGCGCGAGCCACGGTGAAAATGCACGGGTGCTGCTGCTCGACAACCACGACGATTTCGGCGGCCATGCCAAGCGCAACGAGTTGACGGTCGGCGGGCAAACCCAGCTCGTCTACGGTGGGAGCCAATCCCTCGAGGCGCCGGGCAGCTACAGCGATGTGGCCAAACAGCTCTTGAACGATCTCCAGATCGACGTGGAGGCCCTCAGCGGAGCCTACGACAAGGACTTCTATCGCAGGCATGGGCTCGCCATGGGCGTCTACTTCGACGCCGAGAACTACGGCGTCGATCGATTGGTGATGAACGACCTCATCGACCCATCGCTCTTCCTGCCCCTTCCCAGCTCGGGCGTCGAGAACGAAACGGCCATTGCCCAGATGCCCATTTCGGCTGCAGCGAAGTCGGAGTTGACCCGGCTCGTGAACATCAGCGAGGATCGGCTCGACGAGATCTCGATCTTTGCGGAGCCCGACTATCTCGAGCGCATCTCGTACAAAGAGTTGCTGACCCGGCACCTCGAAATCCGCGATCCCCAGGTCCACGCGTTGCTGCAGGACATGGCGGCGAGCTATTTCGGCCTCGGGACCGACGCGAGTCCAGCTCTCCTCTGCCTCGGCTTCGGCCTCCCCGGCCTCGGCGGAACCGGGCTCGGTCGATTCTCCTGGCTGATCGAGCGCGCGATCCGCTGGTCTACTGAGCCCTACACCTATCATTTCCCCGATGGCAATGCCTCGGTCGCGCGTCTGCTGGTGAGACGCCTCATTCCCGCGGTCGCATCCGGCGCGGGAATGGGAGACATCGTGGGCGCGCGTTTCGACTACGCCCGGCTCGACCAGGAGGATTCGCCGGTGCGCTTGCGCCTCGGCAGCACGGCAGTTCGGGTGCAACACGGCGGCAACCCTGCCACGGCCGACGACGTGGAGATCACCTATGTGCGCGGCGGGCGAACCGAGCGCGTGCGAGCCAAGCACGTCGTACTCGCCTGCTACAACATGGTGATTCCGCATCTCTGTCCGGAGCTCCCGGCCAACCAGCGTGAGGCGCTTTCATCCCTGGTGAAGGTGCCGTTGGTCTACACGAACGCCTTCCTCGAGAACTGGCGCGCCTTTCGCGAACTCGGCGTCGGCCTGGCCCACTGCCCGGGCAGTTATCACCGACAGCTGATGATCGATTTCCCTGTGAGTCTCGGAGGCGTGCAGTTCTCGAAAGGGCCGGATGAGCCCATCGCCCTCCACATGAACCGCGTTCCCGGCAAGCCGGGGCTGAGTGCGAGGGACCAGCATCGGGCCGGCCGGCACGAACTCCTTGCGACTTCCTTCGAACAGATCGAGCGCGGCGCGCGGACCCAGCTCGCCGGTATGCTCGGGCCGGCCGGCTTCGATCCGGCCGTCGACATCGCCGGCATCACCGTAAACCGCTGGCCCCACGGCTATTCCTATTCGCACAACCCGCTCTTCGATCCCGACGTTCCCGAAGAGAAGCGCGCCCACGTGGAAGGTCGCCAGCGCTTCGGCCGCATCGCCATCGCGAACTCCGATGCGGGTGGCCGTGCCTACCTCGACTGCGCAATCGACGAGGCTCATCGGGCGGTCGCAGAACTCGGCTAGGCGACGCTCCAGTGAGCCATTCCAGCTCCGCGCCGAAGCAACCGCTACCGCCGCCTTGGTTCACAGGCTGGGATCAGATTGCCGCGACGCTGTACCGGCTACAGTGATCTTACGTCCGTATCGAGCCCAAGCAGCATACGTCCCACCAGTTCGTAGGTCGGAGGAGCCACCATGATGTGCTGTGTGGCCACGTGCATGTCGCGAAAGATGCGGCCCAACGGGTAGCGCTCATAGACAGACGTACCGCCTGCAGCGTCGTACATCAGGTCCACCGCCTTCGCCGATTGCCGCGACGCGTTGGTGGTCGCCAGGCGGAGCTGCAGCCGATGATCGATCGTGAGCGGCTCACCCGCGGCGGCGGCTGTCCAGGCCGACTCGACCGATTCCTTCAACAGG is a window from the bacterium genome containing:
- a CDS encoding HEAT repeat domain-containing protein, which gives rise to MSRRFAKLSLLPFFLLLALPAGGLETSIPAAGGYRLLEAAQGAPLTVVGLVEAPSRIDTYGRRAGLRVERVLSGEANPGDLLVIAWEEFGRDQQLRFTAGKRSVLALEPLPSGSLWRKRFPAREALAIAARGEAFLNDPDPTTLDSLEAYLRLSSEEREEKAGVTALAALAAVGDARLATAAIDALARIPGLENRLETESTAHLEALLENASRPVELRRQLITLAGDQSLHSLEPALSPLAALPSALQGSAVTSLAQLQGGLSAERTEKLLASEDPRVRAAATRWGGKGLPDTKLKELMAKDPAGQVRAAALTALFERHGLASLEAALPALSDDDGQVRGAAMESIGRLGGSAVPALREMLWNPDADPATLTTPLMTLALTGPEGLGELQKIAAEHPTKKLRKLARFVLGQDPGHD
- a CDS encoding NAD(P)-binding protein gives rise to the protein MADETSTGRDRDLGMDRPISRRHFLQGSAVAVAGGLLPKRASANEATPQTTYPPALTGLRGSHVGSFEVAHDLAWNRRTDWGAATEPDGGVYDLVVVGAGVSGLSAAHFYRASHGENARVLLLDNHDDFGGHAKRNELTVGGQTQLVYGGSQSLEAPGSYSDVAKQLLNDLQIDVEALSGAYDKDFYRRHGLAMGVYFDAENYGVDRLVMNDLIDPSLFLPLPSSGVENETAIAQMPISAAAKSELTRLVNISEDRLDEISIFAEPDYLERISYKELLTRHLEIRDPQVHALLQDMAASYFGLGTDASPALLCLGFGLPGLGGTGLGRFSWLIERAIRWSTEPYTYHFPDGNASVARLLVRRLIPAVASGAGMGDIVGARFDYARLDQEDSPVRLRLGSTAVRVQHGGNPATADDVEITYVRGGRTERVRAKHVVLACYNMVIPHLCPELPANQREALSSLVKVPLVYTNAFLENWRAFRELGVGLAHCPGSYHRQLMIDFPVSLGGVQFSKGPDEPIALHMNRVPGKPGLSARDQHRAGRHELLATSFEQIERGARTQLAGMLGPAGFDPAVDIAGITVNRWPHGYSYSHNPLFDPDVPEEKRAHVEGRQRFGRIAIANSDAGGRAYLDCAIDEAHRAVAELG
- a CDS encoding DUF4070 domain-containing protein, with the translated sequence MAGLLTALEGTRLHARLAREGRLRSASTGCNTAIDLNFEPELPREVLLEEYRRLIRTLYEPSLRGYFERCLTLFEHLAPRRNDARKVSWVDLRAALRSLRRQLFSRQGPAYAHFFWRVVRYHREHVAEAFRLAIKGYHFERVTSQQLRVDAIERRLEEEFEASGVRSSGTSGTALERYSSEVLSRLDPAFRSIAERAIDAQLGARAERVQGSER
- a CDS encoding J domain-containing protein; amino-acid sequence: MDRDPYKILGVARDASGDEIKQVYRRLARETHPDVNPGDEAAEERFKVISWAKEVLLDDEKRRRFDEFGDEGLAAGFDPEKARAYQQWARRAGRSPGHDQFGGDVDVEDLLSHLFQGRGGGAHEFEGMHGFGRRGPLRGSDLEAEVGVDFLDVVRAAEVELRPEGRPTLKVSIPPGARDGTRIRLAGQGAPAPGGGKPGDLFVRLRVRPHPFFEREGDDLGVDVPVTIPELVLGAEIDVPTPDGSVRMTVPSGSQAGRKLRLREKGAKRRDGGRGDLYVRLEAVLPEHAEAEKLEAAVRELEGLYADDVRAHLREGL
- a CDS encoding B12-binding domain-containing radical SAM protein, which produces MRNALLVNPVFPPSYWSYSYALEFVGKKASIPPLGLLTVASMFPDDWSLRLVDMNVRPLHDEDLAWADAVFTSSMIVQRDSLFDVVQRCRRAGVPVVAGGPHPTAHHAGIQAEFEPGEGVDHFVLGEVEAIFPAFLEDLRKGIAKPLYGPAEKPEVATTPVPRFDLIDPDDYGSMALQYSRGCPFDCEFCDITALYGRRPRTKSPEQMVVELEAVYRTGWRGSLFLVDDNFIGNKRNALQLLEAVKKWQEAHGYPFSFMTEASVNLAKIPELLRAMQESGFTMVFLGIESPGEAALEKTSKGQNLGQGEEAGSFLQRAVHTLQAHGMEVSSLASMATRSSIPTCASPARRGFRWRWQVCSRHSKAPGCTRGWLARGGFGRPPPAATPRSI